In bacterium, the following are encoded in one genomic region:
- a CDS encoding AIR synthase family protein, with protein MKLLDRLLSSYEVKDKRVILGPKIGEDAAVIDMGDKYLVAKTDPITFTAENIAWYVVNINANDIATMGAIPRWFLATVLLPEKKANTKMAEKLFKELVSACEALNISLCGGHTEITCGLDRPIIIGNMLGEVEKDKLVDVGNIEVGDSIVLTKGIAIEAASIIAREKGKELANIFGRKFVNRIKKFIYAPGISVVKDAMIASSVANVHAMHDPTEGGLYTGLLELSKAGNVGLVIYKDRISLISESKILCEHYNLDIMGAIASGALLIAVDKRDTEKLIAALQKDNISSAVIGKVMKKSEGVKIKEERCLKNLPEFHVDEITKIYRRL; from the coding sequence ATGAAATTACTTGATAGATTGCTTTCCTCATATGAGGTAAAGGATAAGCGTGTAATTCTGGGCCCAAAGATCGGTGAGGATGCTGCAGTAATAGATATGGGAGATAAATATCTTGTTGCGAAAACAGATCCTATTACATTTACTGCTGAAAATATAGCATGGTATGTTGTTAACATTAATGCAAATGATATTGCTACAATGGGAGCGATTCCCAGGTGGTTTTTAGCCACAGTTCTTCTCCCCGAAAAGAAGGCGAATACTAAAATGGCAGAAAAATTATTCAAGGAACTAGTTTCTGCTTGTGAAGCTTTAAATATCAGTCTTTGCGGAGGTCATACTGAGATTACATGTGGACTGGATAGACCAATTATAATAGGCAATATGCTTGGTGAAGTGGAAAAGGACAAATTAGTAGATGTAGGGAATATTGAGGTTGGGGACAGTATTGTTCTTACTAAAGGGATAGCGATAGAGGCAGCTTCTATTATTGCAAGAGAAAAAGGGAAGGAACTGGCTAATATATTTGGCAGGAAATTTGTTAATAGAATTAAAAAATTTATATATGCTCCTGGTATTAGTGTGGTAAAGGATGCAATGATTGCCTCGAGCGTGGCAAATGTTCATGCAATGCATGACCCGACTGAAGGAGGACTCTACACTGGACTATTGGAGCTGTCAAAGGCAGGAAATGTAGGATTGGTCATATACAAAGATAGGATTTCGCTTATTTCAGAATCTAAAATATTGTGCGAACATTATAATCTTGATATTATGGGAGCAATCGCATCAGGCGCGCTTCTTATAGCTGTAGATAAAAGGGATACTGAGAAATTAATAGCAGCATTGCAAAAAGATAATATATCATCGGCAGTCATAGGGAAAGTTATGAAAAAATCTGAAGGAGTGAAAATAAAAGAAGAAAGATGTTTGAAAAACCTGCCGGAATTTCATGTTGATGAAATAACAAAAATATACAGGAGGTTGTAA
- a CDS encoding uroporphyrinogen decarboxylase family protein — translation MPITPCRPKWKGTMTDRERFNRQMHYKSVDRCFNMEFGYWNENFERWKEFKEKGITNNAEADIFFNFDEIKEIGGKVWMIPPFERGKIISETEDKKIILNADGLTAEVPKDGHDTIPHFIKSSIVTPDDWKECKKRFSRSHPERKFDIGKYKGMHPEDRTYPLGVDCGSMIGRIRDMLTFEGLAYATYDYPDMVEDMVETVCTLVEDFLDQVLPHFDFDFASGWEDICFKNGPIVSVDFFNKVVVPRYKRINKKLKKYNIDIWYIDCDGDVRPILHGFMEGGVNCLLPYEVNSCTHPADLLREYGKDLRVMGGVNKMKLIQGHDAIKEYMESLVPIVERGGYIPFCDHRCPPDVKYENYIYYLDLKEEMFGLKG, via the coding sequence ATGCCAATTACCCCATGCAGACCGAAGTGGAAGGGAACTATGACAGACAGAGAACGCTTTAACAGGCAGATGCACTATAAATCAGTTGATAGATGTTTTAATATGGAATTTGGATACTGGAATGAAAATTTTGAGAGATGGAAGGAATTCAAGGAAAAGGGTATTACAAATAATGCTGAAGCAGATATATTCTTTAATTTTGACGAAATAAAAGAGATAGGTGGCAAAGTTTGGATGATTCCACCATTTGAGCGCGGCAAGATTATATCGGAGACAGAAGATAAAAAGATTATTTTGAATGCTGATGGTCTCACAGCAGAAGTTCCGAAGGATGGTCATGATACAATCCCGCATTTTATAAAGTCATCAATTGTTACTCCAGATGACTGGAAGGAATGTAAAAAGAGATTTTCTCGCAGTCATCCTGAAAGAAAGTTTGATATTGGAAAATATAAGGGGATGCATCCTGAAGACAGAACCTATCCTCTGGGGGTAGATTGTGGCTCCATGATCGGAAGAATAAGAGATATGTTGACATTTGAGGGGCTAGCATATGCAACTTATGACTATCCTGATATGGTTGAAGATATGGTTGAGACAGTATGCACTTTAGTAGAAGATTTTCTGGACCAGGTTTTGCCTCATTTTGACTTTGATTTTGCATCAGGCTGGGAAGATATATGTTTTAAAAATGGACCGATTGTCTCAGTTGACTTTTTTAATAAAGTTGTTGTTCCTAGATACAAAAGGATCAATAAGAAGCTTAAAAAATACAATATAGACATCTGGTATATTGATTGTGATGGCGATGTAAGGCCAATACTTCATGGTTTCATGGAAGGTGGAGTTAACTGTCTTTTACCATATGAAGTTAATTCATGTACGCATCCGGCAGATCTACTGAGGGAATATGGCAAGGATCTTCGCGTTATGGGTGGTGTTAACAAGATGAAGCTTATACAAGGGCATGATGCCATTAAGGAATACATGGAATCGTTAGTTCCTATTGTAGAAAGAGGAGGATATATTCCATTCTGCGACCATAGATGTCCTCCTGATGTAAAATATGAAAACTATATTTATTACCTTGATCTCAAAGAAGAAATGTTTGGTTTAAAAGGATAA
- a CDS encoding sialidase family protein: MTKQDVKGIVVEKTLHMKNAFVSSMGYTSLSKPILQETIKIDGKDLIRISEDNGKTWKMEGEWSGEKKIGNRMIIRGETNYYLDSDHGLLVDFYSVWEQKIDQDYSFGPDATGELLQLQTHRIFYRFSKDDGKTWGKERQLIQKGDRYDKIHWADGIWYGKNSGRFDSGLRVISLQDGTLIMPVLFHPVDNNGQLIRRADRFGFTVWPYEAVACFRGRWKQDGSDIDWEMSNHISVPEYMSRSLDEPAVAEMSDGTLMMVMRGECGPLQAMTAAKFFSISRDKGKTWGPAVPLTYPDSSLIHSPGSLPNLFRSSKNGKVYLIANILPSPTRHCDPRYPLQIAEIDQTYFWVKPETVTIIENRKKRHPKFVRFSNWQRIEDRETGNPAIYMTEARIDAIIPDPIKGTIIPDSYRYEIKLLD, translated from the coding sequence ATGACTAAGCAAGATGTAAAAGGAATTGTTGTAGAAAAAACGTTGCATATGAAGAATGCTTTTGTCAGTAGTATGGGTTATACGTCTTTAAGCAAACCAATCTTACAAGAAACTATCAAGATTGATGGAAAAGACCTTATTCGTATTTCAGAAGATAATGGAAAAACATGGAAAATGGAAGGTGAATGGAGTGGGGAGAAGAAGATTGGAAACAGAATGATCATAAGAGGCGAGACCAATTATTATCTTGACTCGGATCACGGTCTCCTGGTTGATTTTTATAGTGTATGGGAGCAAAAAATTGATCAGGACTATTCATTCGGCCCGGATGCTACTGGCGAATTGCTTCAATTACAAACCCACAGAATATTCTATCGTTTCTCAAAGGATGATGGTAAAACATGGGGCAAGGAAAGACAACTCATCCAGAAAGGTGATAGATATGATAAAATTCACTGGGCCGACGGAATCTGGTATGGAAAGAACTCAGGCCGTTTCGACTCAGGATTGCGTGTAATAAGTCTTCAAGACGGTACCCTCATTATGCCTGTATTGTTTCATCCTGTGGACAACAATGGACAACTGATAAGACGCGCCGATCGTTTTGGCTTTACTGTCTGGCCATATGAAGCTGTGGCCTGTTTTCGTGGGCGTTGGAAACAAGATGGGAGCGATATTGACTGGGAGATGTCTAACCATATCAGCGTGCCAGAATATATGTCCCGCAGTCTGGATGAACCGGCAGTTGCTGAGATGAGTGACGGGACGCTTATGATGGTTATGCGTGGTGAGTGCGGTCCACTACAGGCAATGACTGCCGCGAAGTTTTTTTCTATTTCCAGAGATAAGGGGAAGACATGGGGTCCAGCAGTACCGTTAACTTATCCAGATTCCAGTCTTATTCATTCGCCGGGGTCACTTCCAAATCTTTTTCGTTCCTCAAAGAACGGCAAGGTATATCTGATAGCAAATATATTACCCAGTCCAACCAGACACTGTGACCCGCGATACCCTCTTCAGATCGCTGAAATAGACCAGACGTACTTCTGGGTAAAACCTGAAACAGTAACGATTATTGAAAATCGCAAGAAACGTCATCCAAAGTTTGTCCGTTTTTCCAACTGGCAGAGGATAGAGGACAGGGAAACAGGCAACCCGGCTATTTATATGACTGAAGCTCGGATTGATGCAATTATTCCCGATCCTATAAAAGGGACGATTATCCCTGATTCGTATCGTTACGAGATAAAATTGCTGGATTGA
- a CDS encoding carbohydrate-binding family 9-like protein, with protein MYDANEKFKMNLRKTRIFLLSAFVIMGLMLQGCAALRIFSREPKCEVRKEPYPVVYAAVPPKIDGKLDDAIWQQAVALSTFYRYAESGQRTHIGTAYLAWDRDNLYFCMDIKDKDLYVTEKENNEILCRADVAELFIKPCDDRLDFYEFEFNVWNALWDIHYIGRGGGGASRFTEHFNSGAIVRATHAGTINDWNDVDEGWTVEVAIPLKAFARAVPEGPQPGDLWKFNVSGYDFSCYREKGLLFTMCDGNFRGFAEYELYPSMQFMINKKGEKKK; from the coding sequence ATGTATGATGCAAACGAAAAGTTTAAGATGAATCTGCGTAAAACGAGGATATTTCTTTTATCAGCTTTTGTAATTATGGGGTTAATGCTACAAGGTTGTGCTGCCTTACGTATATTTTCTAGAGAGCCCAAATGCGAAGTGCGGAAGGAACCATATCCTGTCGTCTATGCTGCGGTTCCGCCGAAAATAGATGGAAAACTTGATGATGCGATATGGCAGCAAGCAGTGGCGCTCAGCACTTTTTACAGATACGCTGAGTCCGGACAGCGTACACACATCGGAACAGCTTATTTAGCGTGGGACAGGGACAATCTCTATTTTTGCATGGACATCAAGGATAAGGATCTCTACGTTACAGAGAAAGAGAATAACGAAATCCTGTGTAGAGCTGATGTGGCGGAATTATTCATCAAGCCATGTGATGATCGCCTCGATTTTTATGAGTTTGAATTCAACGTGTGGAATGCTCTCTGGGATATTCACTACATTGGTCGTGGCGGCGGTGGTGCGTCGCGATTCACGGAGCACTTCAACTCCGGCGCAATCGTCAGGGCTACTCACGCGGGGACTATCAACGATTGGAATGATGTGGATGAGGGATGGACCGTAGAGGTGGCGATACCGCTTAAAGCGTTTGCTCGCGCTGTACCAGAGGGACCACAACCCGGTGATTTATGGAAGTTCAATGTCTCAGGGTATGATTTTAGTTGCTATCGCGAGAAGGGCTTGCTTTTCACCATGTGTGACGGCAACTTCCGTGGTTTTGCTGAATATGAGCTTTATCCTTCGATGCAATTTATGATAAATAAAAAAGGAGAGAAAAAAAAATGA